CCCGCGGAACGGAAGAAGGATGAAGCCATCCTGCTCATGGGGCACGGCCAGCAGGAAGGACGCTGCGACATGGTGCTTTCCGACTTCGCCCGCGAGCTGAACGACCGCGACAGCCTGGCGTTTTTCGCCACCGTGGAAGGAACGCGGGGGGTGGCCCCCATTCTGGAACAGCTTAAAAAGTCCGGCGCCAAGACCGTCTGGCTGGCCCCCTTCATGCTGGTGGCCGGAGACCACGCCAAGAACGACCTGGGCGGGGATGAGGAGGATTCCTGGGCTTCCATGCTCAGGAAGGAGGGCTTCACCGTCAAGACCCACCTGCGTGGGCTGGGGGAAAACCCGGGCATCCGCGCCGTTTTCTCCCGCCATGCCCGGACCACGGAGGACGACCTCATGACCCCCAAACAAGCGCATTGACATGGCCAGCCCTGGAAAGTTCTACGGGGTGGGCATCGGCCCCGGAAATCCGGAATACCTCACGCTCAAGGCCGTCAACGTCTTCCGCTCCGTGGACGTGGTGTTTACGGTGACCGGACCCAACAGCGATTTCAGCATTTCCGAAGCGGTGGTGCGTTCCGTGGGCGGCGTGAAGGCGGAGTTCCGCAAGCTGGTTTTCAGCATGTCCCGCGACGCGAGAACCAGGCAGGAGCAGATTGAAAAGAATACGGCCATTATTGAGGGAGTTCTTTCCCGCGGCCTGGACTGCGCCTTTGCCACGCTGGGAGACGCCATGACCTACAGCACCTTCGGCTATATTCTGAGCCTCCTGCTCAGCCGGAATCCCGGCCTGCACGCGGAAGTGGTGCCGGGCGTCACCTCCTTCTGCACCCTGGCGGCCCGCAGCCGCCAAATACTGGTGGAAAACGGGGAACGGCTCCGGGTCATTCCCGCCTTCAAGCCGGAGATGGCGGATTCCCTGGAGTTCCCGCCCGGAACCACCACCGTTCTCATGAAGACCTACCGCAGCCGCGCGCGCCTGATGGAGCGCATCCGGCGGGAAAAGGACATCCGCGTCATTTACGGGGAAAGGCTCGGCATGCCCGACGAGTTTATTACGGACGACATCGACGTCATTGACGCAAGGCCGGAAGAATACCTTTCCCTGATGTTCGTCAAGAAGGCATGAACCGCACCAGGCACTCCCGCACCTATCCCTGGCGCCGGCCCCTCCGCTGGCTCTGGCTGGCGCTGGCCCTGGCAGCCTCCGGAGTCATGGTGGTCCACATGCCCGCCGGCATGGGCGCCGGGGGATCGGGAAAAGCCCGCACAGCCATGAAGCCTGCCGGGGAATCCACCCGGGAAACGCAGGCGGGAGGGGAAAAGACGGAAGCCGCCGCTTCCAGCCCTGCCCCGCCGCCCAAAAAGAGCCATCATTCCCGGAACACCCAGGTTCCGGAGACAGGCGCGGGAAAAATTCTGGCGCGCCTTCCCCAGATTGGCAGCCTGATCGGCCTGGTGGCCGTGGCGGCCTTCATCGGCGGCATTGCTGAAATCTTCCGCTGGCATCTTGCCCTGGGCAAGCTGTTCGGCGGACTGGCCCGCTGGGCCCACCTGCCGGAAATCATCAGCCTGTCCATCCCCACGGCGCTTTATTCCAATGCCGCCGCCAACGGCATGCTGGTGAGCAGCCACGCAAAAGGCAAAATTACTCATTCCAACCTGATTGCGGGCGGCATGGTGAACAGCTACCTTTCCTACGTCTCCCACTCCCTGCGGGTGGCGTATCCGGTCATCGGCGCGGTGGGGCTGCCCGCCATCTGCTACTTCGGGTGGCAGATGGGCTTCGGCTTCCTGTTCATAGCGGCCGTGCTGTTCCTCCACCGCAGGAAGAGCCCCGCCGCCGTGCCGGATTCCGGGAATGCCGGCGCCGTGGCCGCCGCGGAGCACGCCTCCCCGGAATGGCGCACATCCCTGCGCCAGACGTGCCTGCGGGTGCTGGCGCTTGTTTTCCGGATGCTCTGCCTGACGGTCCCCCTGATGATCGGCGTGGAATGGCTGATGAAAAACGGCCTGTTTTCCTGGTGGGAGGAACATGTGCCAGACTGGGTGAACCGCATTTTTCCCGCGGAGCTCATGAGCATCGTCGCCGCGCAGATGGGCGGCCTGGTCCAGGCCGCAGGGGTGGCCGCCAACCTCCGCAGCCACGGCATGGTCACCTCCTCCCAGATTCTGCTGGCCATGCTGGTAGCCAGCGCCATCGGCAACCCCATCCGCGCCCTGCGGCGCAACCTTCCCTCCGCCATGGGCATCTTCCCCACGCGGGATGCCCTGACCATCGTGGTGGTCATGCAGCTTTCCCGCATGATCGGGGCCATCCTTCTTATTGCCCTGACGGGACTTTTCATCCACTATACCCACTGACTTCTCATGACCTCTGAATTTAACATCCGCTGGGACATGCCCCCCGCCGCCATTGAGGCGGAAAGCTTTGCCGCCATTGAACGAGAGTTCCACGGCTGGGAAGAGCTGCCGCCTGCCGAATGGAAGGTCATGCGGCGGCTCATCCACACCACGGCGGACCTTTCCATCGGCGAGGGGCTGGCGTTCCGCCATGATCCCATTCCCTCCGCCCTGGAGGCGCTCCGCAGGCACTGCCCCATCTTTTGCGATTCCAACATGATCCGCGCCGGACTTTCCGTGGAACGGCTGAGGCGCGCCCATCCCGGCTACGCACGGGAGGACATCCACTGCCATATTTCCGATGCCGACATTGCGGAACAGGCCAAATCCACAGGCAGGACGCGCGCCATCTGCGCCGCGGAAAAAGCGCGCCCCATCCTGGACGGAGCCATCGTCCTCATCGGGAACGCTCCCCTTTCCCTGGCCCGCATCGCCCGGTACGCGCTGGAGGAAGGCATCAGGCCCGCCCTGATCGTAGGCATGCCGGTGGGCTTCGTCAACGTCGTGGAATCCAAGCTGCTGACCGGGACGTGCCCCGTCCCGCAGATTGTCCTGGACGGGCGGCGCGGCGGGAGCGCCCTGGCCGTGACCACCCTGCACGCCATTCTGGAAAACCTGCCCGCCTCCTAAGTTTTCCGCATTCCAAAAAGCCGTCCCCCATCCATGTCCGCCCCCCTCCGCCAGCCGCTCCGGAAAGGATTTTCCACAGGAGCCAATGCCGCCGCCGCCATCACGGCCGCATGGAAAACGCTGAACGGGGAAGAAATCAACGGACCGCTTCCCCTGCTTTTCCCGGACGGGGAGACGAGAACGCTTCCGCTGGCAGACTGCGCGCCGGGGTTCGCCCGCATCGTCAAGGACGGAGGGGACGACCCGGACTGCACCCATGGAGCCGTGCTGGAAGCGCGCGTAAGCGCAGCCGTGCCGGAGCAGGCCGCCCGGGAAGATTATCTCCTGCCCATTGGCCGGGCCCTCCTCATCCTGCGCTCCGGCGGAGGCATAGGCCTGTGCACGCTGCCGGGCCTGGACTGCGAGCAGCACAAATGGGCCATCAACCACGGACCGCGGCGCATGATTACGGACAATCTGGCACGCGCCGGCATGCGGGAAGGGTGCTGGCTGGCGGAAATTTCCGTGCGGGACGGGGAAAAGCTCGCCGGGAAAACGCTCAATCCCCTGCTTGGCGTGGTGGGGGGCATCTCCATTCTGGGCACCAGCGGCATCGTTCGCCCGTACAGCCATGAAGCCTACATCGCCACCATCCGCATCTGCGTGCGCTCTACCCGGCTTTCCGGCTTCAGGAAGGCCGTGTTCTGCACCGGGGGCCGCACCGCCGCGCTGGCGAAGACCCTCCTGCCGGAATACCCCTCCATTTCCTTCATCTGCATTGGGGATTTCATTGCGGAAAGCCTCCAGAGCGCAGGTGAACAGGGCATGACGGAAGCCGTAGTGGCCTGCATGCCGGGCAAGCTCTGCAAGTACGCCGCCGGATTTGCCAACACCCACGCCCACAAGGTGGCCCAGGACATGCCGCTCTTTCTCCGCACGGCGGAACGCCATGCGCCGCTTTCCGGGGAAGCGCGCCGGGGCATCCTGGCCTGTTCTTCCGTCCGCCAGGCGCTCTCCCTGACGCCGGAAGAGGCCCACCTTTCCATTTACCGCGACCTCGCCGCGGAAGCGCAGCGCCAGTTCCAGCGCCACGTGCCCGGCCTTCCCGTCCGTTTCCTGATTTCCGGCTTTTCCGGCAACCTCCTTCTCGACATACCTCCATGCCACCCCTGACTGTTTTTTCCTGCGGCACAGGCCCGCTTCAACCGTCCCCGGCCCTGCTTGGCAAACTGGCAGAGGCACAGAGCATTTACGCCTCCTCCGCCCTGCTGGAAGCCTGTCCCCCTTCCGACGCCCGGCGCATCCCCATCGGCAAAAACGCGCGGGAACAGGCGCGGGAAGCCCTGGAAGAAGCACGGCACGGCAACAACGTAGTGGTGCTGGCCTCCGGAGACGCCCTGTTCCACGGCATGGGCGGCACGCTCCAATCCCTGGCTTGTGACGGAGACCGGCTGGAATTCATCCCCGCCCCCACGTCCTTCCAGGCCCTGTTCCACCGCCTGGGCATGGCGTGGGACCGCGCACGCTGCTTCAGCGCGCACAGCACGGAATATATTCCGTGGGGGGAAATTCTGGCCCAGCCGCTCGCCGTCATCTACGGAGGCCATCCCTTCACCGCCTGCCGCCTGGCCGCGGCGGCCATGGAGTTCCATCCGTCAGCGGCGGGGCGTTCCGCCGTGGCGGCCCAATGCCTGGGAATGGCTGACGAGCGCATTCTGCAAGGAACCCTGGCGGAGCTGGCCAGGGAGGAATGCTCCCCTACTTCCATGCTCCTGCTGCTGCCGGACAACCGCCCCGGAGCCGCGCCCGTCCTGCCTCTGGGACTGCCCGCGGATTTTTATGAAAAGGAGAACAACCTGATTACGGCGGAGGAAGTGAGGGCGGTCATCCTGTCCAAGCTGCGCCTTCCGGCCTGGGGGGTGCTGTGGGACGTGGGAGCCGGGAGCGGCTCCATCGGCCTGGAAGCCGCCGCCCTGCGCCCCGGACTTTCCGTGTACGGGCTGGAACGGCAGGCTGGCCGCCTGGAACTGATGCGCCGGAATTGCCGGCGCCTGGGCTGCGTGAATTACACCTGCATGCAGGGAGAAGCGCCGGAGGCCCTGGACGCGTTGCCCAAGCCCGACCGCATTTTCACGGGAGGAGGGGGCGCCGGGCTGGAATCCATCATGCAGGCCTGTTTTGACGCCCTGAACCCCGGCGGCCTTCTGGTAGCCTCCGCCGTAACCACGGAAAGCGAGCACCTGCTTTACGGCTGGAACGCCGCCGCACGCACGGGGATGTTCTCCCTGGACATCGCCTCCGAATCTCCCATTGCCGGAACCTACCACCATCTGCGGCACGGCAACCGCATCACCCTTTTCACCTATTCCCGCGCATGAATACCGCCCGTTTTCCCATCCATTTCATAGGAGCCGGCCCCGGAGCCGAAGACCTGATTACCGAACGAGGCGCCGCCCTCCTGAAGGAGGCCGACGTAGTCGTGTATGCCGGGTCCCTGGTCAACCCGGCGCACCTCAAGCGCTGCCGCCCGGAGGCGGAACTTCATGACAGCGCCAGAATGAACCTGAAGGAACAGGTGGAAGTGATGGCCCGGGGCGTGCTGGAAGGGAAAAAAGTGGTGCGCCTCCACACGGGGGACCCCTCCATGTACGGAGCCGTCGCGGAGCAATTCGACCTGCTTGACAAGAAGGGCATTGAATCCATCGTGGTGCCGGGAGTCAGCAGCGTTTTTGCGGCGGCGGCGGCCCTGCGCACGGAACTGACCTATCCGGGACTCGCCCAGAGCCTGGTGCTGACGCGCACCCCGGGAAGAACGCCCATGCCCTCCGGGGAGGCCTGCGAGGCCTTTGCCAAGACGGGCGCCACGCTGGCGTTCTTCCTCAGCGCGGGCAAGCTGGACGAACTGGCCGCACGGCTGGTCTCCGCCGGGAAATCCCCCGATACGGCGGCGGCGGTGGTGTACCGCGCCACCTGGCCGGATGAAAAAATCATCCGCGGCACGCTGTCCACCATTGCGGCGGAAACGGCGCGGGCGGGCATCGGCAGGCAGGCCCTCATCCTGGTGGGTGACGCCATCGGCGCGCACGACTGCGGGCAGTCCCTGCTCTATCACGGCCAATTCAGCCACGGCTACCGGAATGAGAAGGAAGACGAACGGTTCGACGGAAGCTGCGCGTTTTACGCTTTCACGGAAAAAGGAGTCCGCAAGGCGCAGGAGATTTCCCAGTCCCTGGGGAAAACCGTTATCCATTCCGTAGGCAGGGCCGGGGAAACGGAAGGTGTCAAGCGGGTTCCCCCGGAGGACTTCGACCCGTTGCTTGCCCGGCAGTGGAACCTGTTTGACGCGCACGTTTTCATCGGGGCCACGGGAATTGCCGTCAGGAAAACGGCTCCCCTGCTCCGGGACAAGGCCACGGACCCGGCGGTAGTTTGCTGTTCGGAGTCCGGCTCCCACCTCATTCCCCTGCTTTCCGGCCACCTGGGCGGCGGCAACCGCCTGGCGCGCAGGCTGGCCCGCATCAGCGGCGGGGAGGCCGTCATCACCACCGCCACGGACACGCGGGGAATCACCGCCTTTGACGAAGCGGCAGCCAGGGAAAAGGCCTGCGTTCTCAACCCGGACGCCATCAAAACCCTGAATGCGGCCCTGCTTGCCGGAGACACCGTATCTTTTCACGGTCCGCAGGAAATCCACGAACGGTACTGGCGGGACTGTCCCCAGGTCATTCCGGCGCGGGCGGATGGAGCGGAAGCCGCGGAAAAACCGTACGTTCCCGCCGTCTATTGGGATGAAGAGCCCCCGGAATCTGCGGGGGGAGCTGCCGCCCTGCTTATTCAGTCATCCTCCTTCGTGCTTGGAATAGGCTGCAAAAAAGGAACGGAACCCGGGCTGCTGCAGCAATACGCGGAAGGCTTTCTTGCCCGGCAGGGAATCTCCCGGTCCCGTATCAAAGCCCTTGCCTCCTGCACGCTCAAGGAGCAGGAACCGGCCATCCTGGCCCTGGCCGCAACATGGAATGTGCCTTTCCATGTCTTTGAGCCAGCCGAGCTGGACGCGGTGGAAATTCCCACGCCGTCAGACGCCGTCTTTGAAAAAACGGGGACTCATTCCGTTTCCGAGGCTTCCGCCATTCTGGCCTCCGGGGGTAAAATCAGCACTCCTAAAACCGTTTGCGGCGGGAACGTCACGCTGGCCCTGGCAACGTGCCCTCACGGCAGCCGGAACAAGGCCCGTCAAGGAGCCGGAAATGTCATCGTCATCGGGCTGGGGTCCGGGTCTCCGGGCCAGCTTACGCCGGAAGCGGCGGCAGCCATGGAGCAATGCACCTGCATAGCCGGCTACACCAAATACCTGGATTTCATCCGGGAACGCATCCACGGAAAAAAGATGATCCAGACCGGGATGATGGGGGAAGTGCCGCGGTGCACGGCCGCGCTGGAAGCGGCTCTGAACGGGGAAAATGTCTGCATGGTCTGCTCCGGTGACCCGGGCATCCTGGCCATGGCCGGGCTGCTCTACGAAATGAGGAAGGAAAACGAACGCTTTTCCCCGGTCCGCATTGAAGTGCTCCCGGGAATTACGGCGGCCAGCATTTCCGCCTCCGCGCTGGGGGCGCCCCTCCAGAACGGCTTCTGCCTGCTCAGCCTGTCCGACCTGCTGGTCCCTGCGGAGGAAATCCGTGCCAACCTGGAGCAAAGCGCCGGAACGGCGCTGCCCGTGGTCCTTTACAACCCCGCCGGACGCAAACGCCGCCATCTGCTGGAGGAGGCCCTGCGCATCTTCCGGAACCAACGCGGGGGGAAAACCCTCTGCGCCTACGTGAAGCACGCGGGGCGCCCGGCCCAACGGAAATGGGTGGGGACGCTGGACGAATTCCCGCTGGAGGACGTGGACATGTCCACGCTGGTGCTTCTGGGAGGCCCCCGGACCATCAGGGACGGAGACGTCCTTTTTGAACGGAGAGGCTACGCCGACAAGTACGGAATATCCTGACCTGATCCGGAAAGACAGCATCCGCAGAATTTGCCTGTTTCCCATGAATAAGCCTTTTCACGCCTTCTGCATCGCCTCCACCCAGTCCGGGGGAGGCAAAACCACGGTATCCCTCGCCCTGATGGCGGCGCTCTCCGCCCGGGGATTACGCGTGCAGGCCTTCAAGTGCGGCCCGGACTACATTGACCCCTCCTTCCACCGGCAGGCGACGGGATTGCCTTCCTTCAATCTGGATACGTGGATGATGGGGAAAAACGGAGTCCGTTCCCAATGGGCACGGCACGCCTCCTGCGCGGACATCGCCATCTGCGAGGGAGTCATGGGCCTCTTTGACGCCAGAACGCCTGAAAGCCTGGAAGGAAGCACGGCGGACTGCGCCCTCACGCTCGGCCTGCCCGTCCTGCTGGTGGTTCAGGCGCGCGGCATGGCGGGGTCCATTGCCGCCGTCGTCCGCGGCTTCTCCCAGCACCATCCCGGCCTGAACATAGCGGGAGTTATTGCCAACGGCGTGGGAAGCGCCGCGCACGCGGACCTTCTGCGCCGGGCGCTGGACCACCACAGGATGCCGCCGCTGGTGGCGGCGTTCCCCAAAAACGCGGAATGGACGCTCCCGGAACGGCAGCTGGGCCTGGTTCCCGCGGAAGAGGAAGCCCGGCAGCAATCCTGGTTCCTCCGGCTGGCGGCAGAGGCAGAAAAGCGCGTCAACTGGGAACTGCTGATGAACATCACGGAACGCAGACGTCCGGAACCGCTGAAAGTTCCCCTGCCGCCCGCCCCTCCCCGCGGGATTCTGGCCGTAGCCCGGGATAATGCCTTCTGTTTTTACTACGGGGACAACCTGGAACGGCTGAAGCAAACGGGCTGGGACATCACCTGCTTTTCTCCGCTGGAAGACACCGCCCTTCCGGAAGGAACCCAGGCCCTCTACCTGGGGGGCGGCTATCCGGAAACCTTCGCGGGCCGTCTGGAAAGCAATGAGGCCATGCGGAACGCCATCCTGGAATTTGCCAAGAACGGCGGAGAAATCTTTGCCGAATGCGGGGGATACATGTACCTTTGCAAGGAACTGGCGCTTCCGGACGGGACAAGCAGGAACATGTGCGGAGTCATTGACGGAACGGCCCGGATGGGGGAAAAGCTCCGTTCCCTGGGATACCGGGAAGCCGTGATGGAAACGGGAGCCCCGTTCGGGCTGCCTTTCACCCGCATCCGCGGCCATGAATTCCATTGGTCCCGAATTGAACTGAACCGGCCCTACCCGCCCCTTTACACAGTGACGGACAAGAATGGAAACAAGAGCCGGGAAGGAGTGGCGGATGGGAACGTGAAGGCCGGCTACATCCACCTGTACTGGGGAACGGAAACCCCGGACCACCCGCAGGAGCCTCAGCCGGGGCTGGGGCGCGTCATCCTGCTCAACGGAGCCTCCAGCGCGGGGAAAAGCACGCTGGCCCGGACCCTGCACCGCCTCATGGAGGAGGACTCCATGATTTTTTCCATGGACGATTATCTGGCCATGAGCCGGGGAAGGCATGAAAACGCCCTGGACGCCGTCCGGGAAACCGGGCTCCCCTTCATCGAGTCCTTCCACGCCGCCATTGCAGAGGCCGCGCGGAAAGGCGCCCTGGTCATCGTGGACCACGTCATCGGCGAATCCCGCGCCTGGGTTCAAGACCTCCTGAACCGCCTGAGCGGCATTCCCCGCGCCCTCATCAAAGTGGACTGCCGGGAGGACATCCTGCTGGAACGCGAGCGGAACCGTACCGACCGGACTCCGGACCCGGCCCATGCGGAGCGCCAATACGGATGCATTCACCAGAATTTCCCGCATGACTTCTCCATAGACACATCGGAAGCGACGCCCCGGGAATGCGCCCAGAAACTCATGGAACAACTTCCACCGGAATTCAGGGCGACGCAGGAATGAAGAGAGGAATGGCCGACGGCGGAGAACAGGTTTACCTGAGAGTTTTCAGAAGAGAATATCTTAAAACTCAACATTCCTCTGAGCCTTGATTCCCTGCTGAAAGGCATGCCTGACGCATTCAATCCGGCTCACGGTATCGGCCACGGCGATCATTTCCTCCGGAGCATCCCGGCCTGTCAGGACAACGACCTTTCCGGGGGTAATTTTTTTCAAAGCATCCACGACTTCCGCAACGGAAATGAAGCCGTAATTCAGGGGGTAAAAAATCTCGTCCAGAATCACGGTTCCCACGGACTCATCCGCCAGCTTCTCCCGGGCCACCCTCCACCCGTCCCGAGCGGCGGAAGCGTGGCGTTCACGGGACTCTTCATCCCTGGCGCGGCCCGTAAATCCGGCCCCGGAACACACCACCTCCGCATTCGGAAACTGCCGGAGAGCCACCACCTCCCCATAGGAACCGTCGTGCTTGATAAACTGAATTACGGCCACTTTCCCACCATGCCCCAACGCGCGCAGGGCCATGCCGAAGGCGGAAGTCGTCTTTCCCTTGCCGGGCCCGGTCAGGACAAGAATGCGGGAGCCTTTCATGCCCGGCATTATACAGCCCCTGAGAGTAATACCCAACCCAAATTCCCCTTGATTCCCGGCGTAAAATGCACTACCGGGCTCCGCATTCCCCTGCTGGTCAGGGAGAAAGCATCTCCACCGGCAGCACAAAATTTCATGAAGCACAGGCACTCATGCCATCTCCGCAAACCTGCGGGCAGACGTGAATAGGACTTTACAGAACCGCCCTCCTCACGGTAGCTTATGCCCGCGCTTGTTGCATGGAGAGATGGCAGAGCGGTTTAATGCAGCGGTCTTGAAAACCGCCGTGGGGCAACCCACCGTGGGTTCGAATCCCACTCTCTCCGCCAGTTTTCAGATTTTAAGATGAGTAAAACCCTTGGTTTCTCAAGGTTTTTCGTTTCCAGGCTGTAGTGTTCTGTGCTGTGGCATGAATCTCCTGTATATCTTTTCAAAAGGGACCTATATACTTAGTAACAAGTAAATAACTCTAATTTTTATCTATCTTCCATGATCCATGCGTTCAGATCGATATATTCCGGTGGGGCGGATTTTCCTTTCAAGTCGTCAAAACAGCAATCCGCCATGCGCTTGAATATTTCCGGATATTGCTGAATGAAGTTTTTTGCACTCTTGCATTCATCTTTTTCCCCCCAACCGCAGGGGGGCGAGAAATTGTAAATGATCTGGAGAGAATCAAGGAGATTCCGGAGATTGTTTTCCACTTGTTCCGGGTTACTGTTGCTTACATGGAAAGCGTACGCACAAGTATCGATTCCTTGCGCCCGGTTTTCCTTAAGCAGCAACGACGGATTGACCCGGAGACGTTTTTCTTGAGGACAGTTTTCCTCTGTATGCCGGCTTTCCCGGCCGACGTTCCACGGCATTCCAAGAATTCCCGTCCGGACGGAAGGATAGCGTTTTTTAATGCATGAAGCGAGAAGAAGGCAGGCAACGGCTTCTTCCGCCCTCCCTGCCAGGAGAATGCGCTTCGCATGCGGGGTGGCGGCGAGAAATTCAAGGATATCCCGTTTCATGTTGTCCAAATGGTCTTCCAGGTTCCAGGAAGAATAACGGATACGAACGACGGGACGCCCCGTTGAATGCAGCCACGGTTTTTCCGGGGCGCCGCAGAGAGCAATGACATATTCATCCGCAATAGAAGAGTCCGGCGCCATGAATGAATAGGAAGAGAACCAGTAATTACCGTCTTCTCTGCGAAGAAAGGTTTCCTTTCCCCAGTAATCCCAGCCTATGACGAGTTTTTTGTCCGAGTATTCAAGGATTTCGCCTCCATCGTTGCAATTTAAACGCTTTCCCCTGTTTCCCGTGATGCACAAGCCATCCGTCCAATCCTGCTGGCGCAAATGAATAAGGGAGGAGGCATGGGGAGGAGATTGAAGGAAGGCGGCTTCTTCCTTCTTCCGTAAACGGTAGGCGCCTTCTTCCATTTTCGTAAAGGTTTCCACGCCCCATTTATCCCATTTCAATGTGATTTCCACTCCGGTCAGAGACAGCACGTCGGCTTCATCCCGAGGGCCGTCCAGGCGCATGGCCCGTCCATTGCTGATTTTCATGCATCCTTTCCAGTCAGAATGGATGATGTCCACGAGGTGTTCATCATTTCCGGCATCTGTAGAAGCACCGTTCTGCATTTTCCGGAATTCCTCGGAAACAGTACCTCCCCGCATGATGGAAGCATTGCTTTTTTGCATAATCAGATGGCTGTGAATTCCCCGCTTTTTCAGATAGGGAGCTATGTCAGCACACCCGTGTTCCAGCATGACGGTCTGGAATAGCTGATCTTCCGCAAAGCCAAATTGATAGAATCCCGTTTGCCTTAAACAACGGTACATGGCTTCCTTCATAGCCGCGCGGTCGGTTTCCCAAGCCAGCAGATCCTCCATGACCCGCCGCGACATGACTTGAGCCGGCCCCAGGGCCAGCAGGAAGGATTTTTCCAGATAAGGGTATCCTTCATGCCGTTTCAGCCACAGGCCCTCCCCACGGTGGCAGCTTGAATAACCATCGGGCAACAGGGCATGAAAATCGGCAACATGCCGGAAGTAGTCCGGGTCATAGAAGTCATCATCGTCAATCTTGGCAAAAAGGTCATAGGATGAAATATCCAGGCCACGGACGGTATCCATAAAGTTGGTAAGCTGGTTTCTGTTAGGGCAGAGGCGCAGCGTCACTCTTCCGGCATCGATGAACGGCTGCACATGGGGAAGCAGAATCCTGCGGGCCGTTTCAGCCGAAACTCCCTTAACTGCTGCAAATACATGCAGATGTGGATAGCTCTGGTTCATCATGCAGAGAATCTGGCGAAGGAGGTCTTCCACCCGCTTGTATGATGCAATGCATGCCGCCATATTGAATGGCCGTCCAAGTGGCCGTTTTTGAGAAGGAGAAACTGTTTCCGAAACCGTCCATGGTTTCCCATCGTCATACCGCGGCATAAAAACTCCCCCGTGAAGCAACGGTTCGTCCTTTCCCTCCATGGAGGCAGGCTGCCGCCCGGCTTTTCCCTCCCTGAAAATTTTCTTGAA
The genomic region above belongs to Akkermansia massiliensis and contains:
- a CDS encoding precorrin-8X methylmutase, yielding MTSEFNIRWDMPPAAIEAESFAAIEREFHGWEELPPAEWKVMRRLIHTTADLSIGEGLAFRHDPIPSALEALRRHCPIFCDSNMIRAGLSVERLRRAHPGYAREDIHCHISDADIAEQAKSTGRTRAICAAEKARPILDGAIVLIGNAPLSLARIARYALEEGIRPALIVGMPVGFVNVVESKLLTGTCPVPQIVLDGRRGGSALAVTTLHAILENLPAS
- the cbiT gene encoding precorrin-6Y C5,15-methyltransferase (decarboxylating) subunit CbiT; this translates as MPPLTVFSCGTGPLQPSPALLGKLAEAQSIYASSALLEACPPSDARRIPIGKNAREQAREALEEARHGNNVVVLASGDALFHGMGGTLQSLACDGDRLEFIPAPTSFQALFHRLGMAWDRARCFSAHSTEYIPWGEILAQPLAVIYGGHPFTACRLAAAAMEFHPSAAGRSAVAAQCLGMADERILQGTLAELAREECSPTSMLLLLPDNRPGAAPVLPLGLPADFYEKENNLITAEEVRAVILSKLRLPAWGVLWDVGAGSGSIGLEAAALRPGLSVYGLERQAGRLELMRRNCRRLGCVNYTCMQGEAPEALDALPKPDRIFTGGGGAGLESIMQACFDALNPGGLLVASAVTTESEHLLYGWNAAARTGMFSLDIASESPIAGTYHHLRHGNRITLFTYSRA
- the cobM gene encoding precorrin-4 C(11)-methyltransferase, which encodes MNTARFPIHFIGAGPGAEDLITERGAALLKEADVVVYAGSLVNPAHLKRCRPEAELHDSARMNLKEQVEVMARGVLEGKKVVRLHTGDPSMYGAVAEQFDLLDKKGIESIVVPGVSSVFAAAAALRTELTYPGLAQSLVLTRTPGRTPMPSGEACEAFAKTGATLAFFLSAGKLDELAARLVSAGKSPDTAAAVVYRATWPDEKIIRGTLSTIAAETARAGIGRQALILVGDAIGAHDCGQSLLYHGQFSHGYRNEKEDERFDGSCAFYAFTEKGVRKAQEISQSLGKTVIHSVGRAGETEGVKRVPPEDFDPLLARQWNLFDAHVFIGATGIAVRKTAPLLRDKATDPAVVCCSESGSHLIPLLSGHLGGGNRLARRLARISGGEAVITTATDTRGITAFDEAAAREKACVLNPDAIKTLNAALLAGDTVSFHGPQEIHERYWRDCPQVIPARADGAEAAEKPYVPAVYWDEEPPESAGGAAALLIQSSSFVLGIGCKKGTEPGLLQQYAEGFLARQGISRSRIKALASCTLKEQEPAILALAATWNVPFHVFEPAELDAVEIPTPSDAVFEKTGTHSVSEASAILASGGKISTPKTVCGGNVTLALATCPHGSRNKARQGAGNVIVIGLGSGSPGQLTPEAAAAMEQCTCIAGYTKYLDFIRERIHGKKMIQTGMMGEVPRCTAALEAALNGENVCMVCSGDPGILAMAGLLYEMRKENERFSPVRIEVLPGITAASISASALGAPLQNGFCLLSLSDLLVPAEEIRANLEQSAGTALPVVLYNPAGRKRRHLLEEALRIFRNQRGGKTLCAYVKHAGRPAQRKWVGTLDEFPLEDVDMSTLVLLGGPRTIRDGDVLFERRGYADKYGIS
- the cobI gene encoding precorrin-2 C(20)-methyltransferase; translation: MASPGKFYGVGIGPGNPEYLTLKAVNVFRSVDVVFTVTGPNSDFSISEAVVRSVGGVKAEFRKLVFSMSRDARTRQEQIEKNTAIIEGVLSRGLDCAFATLGDAMTYSTFGYILSLLLSRNPGLHAEVVPGVTSFCTLAARSRQILVENGERLRVIPAFKPEMADSLEFPPGTTTVLMKTYRSRARLMERIRREKDIRVIYGERLGMPDEFITDDIDVIDARPEEYLSLMFVKKA
- the cbiD gene encoding cobalt-precorrin-5B (C(1))-methyltransferase CbiD; this translates as MSAPLRQPLRKGFSTGANAAAAITAAWKTLNGEEINGPLPLLFPDGETRTLPLADCAPGFARIVKDGGDDPDCTHGAVLEARVSAAVPEQAAREDYLLPIGRALLILRSGGGIGLCTLPGLDCEQHKWAINHGPRRMITDNLARAGMREGCWLAEISVRDGEKLAGKTLNPLLGVVGGISILGTSGIVRPYSHEAYIATIRICVRSTRLSGFRKAVFCTGGRTAALAKTLLPEYPSISFICIGDFIAESLQSAGEQGMTEAVVACMPGKLCKYAAGFANTHAHKVAQDMPLFLRTAERHAPLSGEARRGILACSSVRQALSLTPEEAHLSIYRDLAAEAQRQFQRHVPGLPVRFLISGFSGNLLLDIPPCHP